From bacterium, one genomic window encodes:
- the rpsT gene encoding 30S ribosomal protein S20 — protein sequence MPQHKSCKKRMKTAKIANEENRAGKSTMKNVVRKVLSAKTKSEAEPLLRTAVATLDKVAQKGIIHRNKAAHAKSRLDLYVNKLS from the coding sequence ATGCCACAACATAAATCTTGCAAGAAGCGGATGAAAACTGCGAAAATCGCAAACGAAGAAAACCGCGCTGGCAAATCAACCATGAAAAACGTTGTCCGTAAGGTTCTCAGCGCCAAGACGAAGAGTGAAGCCGAACCACTGCTCCGTACTGCGGTCGCAACTTTGGACAAAGTCGCCCAGAAAGGGATTATTCACCGGAACAAAGCCGCGCATGCAAAGTCCCGCTTGGATTTGTATGTAAACAAGCTTTCCTAA